The Candidatus Polarisedimenticolaceae bacterium genome window below encodes:
- the ispG gene encoding (E)-4-hydroxy-3-methylbut-2-enyl-diphosphate synthase, whose translation MRLSAYRRRKTRAVAIGDVTVGGDHPIRVQSMTTPATTDTSGTVAQIERLVAAGCEIVRVTVPTSADADNLPKIRAALRSRGIRVPLVADIHFTPAAAMKAVEHVEKIRVNPGNFADKKRFAVREYTDAEYAEELARIHAAFSPLVRRAKELGVAMRIGTNHGSLSDRIMNRFGDSPDGMVESALEFVRICEDWDYRDLVLSMKASNPSVVLEAYRSLVARMDTLGMDYPLHLGVTEAGDGEDARIKSALGIGVLLEEGIGDTVRVSLTEDPVAEVPVAFALVAPFNALLDRPQSTGAIEVRSFVRTSRPVRMGPRMLGGHGTVLVEVPLRSALDDLDAVRRELDGEAGVRVPEETRAEIVVVEVRHAGELAALEHLHASMELVAPSVALSARMAPELAVEAAFRAAHRVEVALTDAAALARLLPLAARTGTPLLVEAASVDLAIDAARGGAPVVLALDPALEPGPLVAYRDLAARLDGAGIAVPIVLLDRPASREADALLGPAAALGGLLCQGIGDAVRVEGGTAGDARRLGFNILQAARVRMTKTEFISCPSCGRTLFDLETTTAAIKTRTAHLKGLKIAVMGCVVNGPGEMADADFGYVGWGDEKIALFVGKELVEKDIPTVEAADRLVALIKRHGRWAEP comes from the coding sequence GTGAGACTGAGCGCTTATCGCCGCCGGAAGACGCGCGCGGTCGCCATCGGGGACGTGACCGTCGGCGGCGACCATCCGATCCGTGTCCAGTCGATGACGACGCCCGCGACGACCGACACGTCGGGGACCGTCGCGCAGATCGAGCGGCTCGTCGCAGCGGGGTGCGAGATCGTCCGCGTCACCGTCCCGACCAGCGCCGACGCGGACAACCTCCCGAAGATCCGCGCCGCGCTCCGTTCCCGCGGGATTCGCGTGCCGCTCGTGGCGGACATCCACTTCACGCCGGCCGCGGCGATGAAGGCGGTCGAGCACGTCGAAAAGATCCGCGTGAACCCCGGGAACTTCGCCGACAAGAAACGCTTCGCGGTCCGTGAGTACACGGACGCCGAATACGCTGAGGAGCTGGCGCGGATCCACGCGGCGTTCTCGCCGCTCGTCCGGCGTGCGAAGGAGCTGGGCGTCGCGATGCGCATCGGGACGAATCACGGCTCGCTCTCGGACCGCATTATGAACCGCTTCGGGGACTCGCCCGATGGGATGGTCGAGTCGGCGCTCGAGTTCGTGCGCATCTGCGAGGACTGGGATTACCGCGACCTCGTGCTCTCGATGAAGGCCTCGAACCCCTCGGTCGTGCTCGAGGCGTACCGGTCTCTCGTCGCGCGGATGGATACGCTGGGAATGGACTACCCGCTCCACCTCGGCGTCACCGAGGCCGGCGACGGCGAGGACGCGCGCATCAAGTCGGCCCTCGGCATCGGCGTGCTCCTCGAGGAAGGAATCGGCGACACCGTTCGGGTCTCCCTCACAGAGGATCCCGTGGCGGAGGTCCCGGTCGCCTTCGCGCTCGTGGCTCCGTTCAACGCGCTCCTCGACCGGCCTCAGTCGACGGGAGCGATCGAGGTGCGGTCGTTCGTCAGGACGAGCCGGCCGGTCCGCATGGGCCCGCGGATGCTGGGAGGCCACGGCACCGTCCTCGTGGAAGTGCCGCTCCGCTCGGCCCTCGACGATCTCGACGCGGTCCGGCGCGAGCTCGACGGCGAGGCCGGCGTGCGCGTGCCCGAGGAGACCCGCGCGGAGATCGTCGTCGTCGAGGTGCGTCACGCCGGCGAGCTCGCAGCGCTCGAGCACCTCCACGCGTCGATGGAGCTCGTGGCCCCGAGCGTCGCGCTGTCGGCGCGGATGGCGCCTGAGCTGGCGGTCGAGGCCGCGTTCCGCGCCGCCCATCGCGTGGAGGTCGCTCTCACGGATGCCGCCGCGCTCGCGAGGCTCCTCCCGCTCGCGGCGCGAACGGGGACTCCCCTGCTCGTCGAGGCCGCGTCGGTCGATCTCGCGATCGATGCCGCGCGCGGCGGAGCGCCGGTCGTCCTCGCGCTCGATCCTGCGCTCGAGCCAGGACCGCTCGTGGCCTACCGCGACCTCGCGGCGCGGCTCGACGGCGCGGGGATCGCGGTCCCGATCGTCCTGCTCGACCGCCCCGCCTCGCGTGAGGCGGACGCGCTCCTCGGGCCGGCGGCCGCGCTCGGCGGCCTCCTCTGTCAGGGGATCGGTGACGCGGTCCGCGTCGAAGGCGGCACGGCCGGCGACGCGCGCCGGCTCGGATTCAACATCCTCCAGGCGGCGCGCGTGCGCATGACCAAGACCGAGTTCATCTCGTGCCCGTCGTGCGGCCGCACGCTCTTCGACCTCGAGACGACGACGGCGGCGATCAAGACCCGCACCGCGCACTTGAAAGGTCTCAAAATCGCGGTCATGGGATGCGTTGTCAACGGCCCCGGCGAGATGGCCGACGCCGACTTCGGCTACGTCGGCTGGGGCGACGAGAAGATCGCCCTCTTCGTCGGCAAGGAGCTGGTCGAGAAGGACATCCCGACCGTCGAGGCCGCCGACCGCCTCGTCGCGCTCATCAAGCGCCACGGACGCTGGGCCGAGCCCTAG
- a CDS encoding acetyl-CoA hydrolase/transferase C-terminal domain-containing protein, giving the protein MSATPASRVSPVSERIFHDKLVSAQEALAAVTSGDLVYVHPGCATPERLLDALVARAPELSGVRIMHLMSVGRADYVGEGMDGHFRHVALFCGKNVRSAVNDGRADYVPIFLSEVPRVLRNGNLRPDVALIHVSPPDEHGFCSFGVGVECTKAAAEAARVVIAQVNPAMPRVLGDNFIHVRKVTYFVEAHDPLPELPRVRMSHAYEDIGRNVASLIEDGATLQLGIGGIPDAVLHFLRDRKHLGVHTEMFSDGMVELIEQGVVTNERKTLHPGKAVASFVLGSRALFDFIHNNPIVEFHPSDYVNDPFVIAQNDGMVAVNSAIAVDLTGQVCSDSIGETVYSGFGGQVDFIRGAARARNGRAVIALLATAKDGQVSRITSALEPAAGVVTSRADVHYVVTELGVADLFGKTLAERARALIAIAHPKFRDELTSGARKRRLL; this is encoded by the coding sequence ATGAGCGCGACACCGGCCAGCCGCGTCAGCCCCGTCTCCGAGCGGATCTTCCACGACAAGCTCGTCTCCGCCCAGGAGGCGCTGGCGGCCGTGACGTCCGGGGACCTCGTTTACGTCCACCCCGGCTGCGCCACGCCGGAACGCCTTCTCGATGCCCTCGTCGCGCGTGCGCCCGAGCTGTCCGGCGTCCGGATCATGCACCTCATGTCGGTGGGGCGTGCGGACTACGTCGGCGAGGGAATGGACGGGCATTTCCGCCACGTGGCCCTCTTCTGCGGGAAGAACGTGCGCTCCGCGGTCAACGACGGTCGTGCGGACTACGTGCCGATCTTCCTCTCCGAGGTCCCTCGCGTGCTCCGCAACGGGAACCTCAGGCCGGACGTCGCGCTCATCCACGTCTCGCCGCCGGACGAGCACGGCTTCTGCAGCTTCGGCGTCGGCGTCGAGTGCACGAAGGCCGCCGCCGAGGCGGCGCGTGTCGTCATTGCGCAGGTCAACCCGGCGATGCCGCGCGTTCTCGGCGACAACTTCATCCACGTGCGCAAGGTCACGTACTTCGTCGAGGCGCACGATCCGCTTCCCGAGCTGCCGCGTGTCCGCATGTCCCACGCCTACGAGGACATCGGACGAAACGTCGCCTCGCTCATCGAGGACGGCGCGACGCTGCAGCTCGGCATCGGCGGCATTCCCGACGCGGTTCTCCACTTTCTCCGCGATCGCAAGCATCTGGGCGTCCACACCGAGATGTTCTCGGACGGGATGGTCGAGCTGATCGAGCAGGGGGTCGTCACCAACGAGAGGAAGACGCTTCACCCCGGCAAGGCCGTGGCGTCGTTCGTGCTCGGATCGAGGGCGCTCTTCGACTTCATCCACAACAATCCCATCGTCGAGTTCCATCCCAGCGACTACGTCAACGATCCGTTCGTGATCGCGCAGAACGACGGGATGGTCGCGGTGAACTCCGCGATCGCCGTCGATCTCACCGGGCAGGTCTGCTCCGACTCGATCGGCGAGACGGTCTATTCGGGATTCGGCGGGCAGGTCGACTTCATCCGCGGCGCCGCGCGAGCGAGGAACGGCCGCGCGGTCATCGCGCTCCTCGCGACCGCGAAGGACGGGCAGGTCTCGCGGATCACATCGGCTCTCGAGCCGGCGGCGGGCGTCGTGACGTCACGGGCCGACGTCCACTACGTCGTCACCGAGCTCGGCGTTGCCGATCTGTTCGGCAAGACCCTGGCCGAGCGTGCCCGCGCGCTCATCGCGATCGCGCACCCGAAGTTCCGCGACGAGCTGACGTCGGGAGCGCGGAAGAGGCGGCTGCTCTAG
- a CDS encoding alanine dehydrogenase, translating to MDIGIVRETYVGETRVPLIPFAVGELVRRGHRVVLQSEAGAASGYDDQSYREQGAAIVYAADEAIARSEMVLKVYPPSWEEYRMLEDGQVLFSFLQLSHATREAVEILLTKNVTAIGFEAIEEPGGNRPVMTAMSEIAGRLIMPIASHYLQARQGGRGILLGGTPGVAPATVVILGAGVAGTNAALAAGEMGAHVIVLDRDVARLRALAERGRTVVTSTSTPYNLERFVPIADVLVGAVFIDMEATPHLLNAGLIGRMRPGSVFADVAIDQGGCSTTSRPTTIVDPVYVEEGVTHFCVPNIPALVPRTATVALSNILLPLLAEFATSSAEAVLREGGTLARGFYTHGGYCAQRKIADPLMLPYREMVP from the coding sequence ATGGACATCGGCATCGTCCGCGAGACCTACGTCGGCGAGACGCGCGTCCCCCTGATCCCGTTCGCCGTCGGCGAACTCGTCCGCCGCGGCCACCGCGTCGTGCTCCAGTCCGAAGCCGGGGCGGCCTCCGGGTACGACGATCAGTCGTACCGCGAGCAGGGAGCGGCGATCGTCTACGCCGCCGACGAGGCGATCGCGCGCTCGGAGATGGTCCTCAAGGTCTACCCCCCGTCGTGGGAGGAGTACCGGATGCTCGAGGACGGGCAGGTCCTGTTCTCGTTCCTCCAGCTCTCCCACGCGACACGCGAAGCCGTCGAGATTCTCCTGACCAAGAACGTCACGGCGATCGGCTTCGAGGCGATCGAGGAGCCGGGCGGGAACCGTCCGGTCATGACCGCGATGAGCGAGATCGCGGGGCGTCTGATCATGCCGATCGCGTCGCATTACCTCCAGGCCCGTCAGGGCGGGCGGGGGATCCTCCTCGGCGGCACGCCGGGCGTCGCGCCGGCGACCGTCGTGATCCTCGGCGCGGGCGTGGCGGGAACGAATGCCGCTCTCGCGGCCGGGGAGATGGGCGCGCACGTCATCGTCCTCGACCGTGACGTGGCGCGCCTGCGGGCGCTGGCCGAGCGCGGCCGCACCGTCGTGACCTCGACCTCGACCCCCTACAATCTCGAGAGGTTCGTTCCGATCGCCGACGTGCTCGTCGGAGCCGTGTTCATCGACATGGAGGCGACTCCTCACCTCCTCAACGCCGGCCTCATCGGCCGCATGCGTCCGGGCTCCGTGTTCGCCGACGTCGCGATCGACCAAGGCGGCTGCTCGACGACCTCGCGCCCCACGACGATCGTCGATCCGGTCTACGTCGAAGAAGGGGTCACGCACTTCTGCGTGCCGAACATCCCCGCGCTCGTCCCGCGGACCGCGACCGTGGCGCTCTCGAACATCCTGCTGCCGTTACTCGCGGAGTTCGCGACGTCGAGCGCGGAGGCGGTCCTCCGGGAGGGCGGAACGCTGGCGCGAGGGTTCTACACCCACGGCGGCTACTGCGCGCAGAGGAAGATCGCCGACCCACTCATGCTGCCCTACCGGGAGATGGTGCCATGA
- a CDS encoding YciI family protein, whose protein sequence is MPYFVRTILVTGPEDEVAPARREHLEHLRSLADAGKLRAAGAFARGDGFLEILDANDLYEAESLARMSPLVERGLGTWMVREWNEIPI, encoded by the coding sequence ATGCCTTACTTCGTGCGGACGATCCTCGTCACCGGGCCTGAGGACGAGGTGGCGCCCGCGCGCCGCGAGCACCTCGAGCACCTCCGGTCGCTGGCCGACGCCGGCAAGCTGCGCGCCGCGGGCGCCTTCGCGCGGGGCGACGGATTCCTCGAGATCCTGGACGCGAACGATCTCTACGAGGCCGAATCGCTCGCGCGCATGAGCCCGCTCGTCGAGCGCGGCCTGGGCACGTGGATGGTCCGGGAGTGGAACGAGATCCCGATCTGA